A genome region from Salvia splendens isolate huo1 chromosome 19, SspV2, whole genome shotgun sequence includes the following:
- the LOC121779746 gene encoding DNA polymerase epsilon catalytic subunit A-like isoform X2, translating to MMASYSVSDAVSTYYLYMTYVHPFIFSLATIIPMPPDEVLRKGSGTLCEMLLMVQAYQANVICPNKHQSDPEKFYHNQLLESETYIGGHVECLESGVFRSDLPTSFKLDPAAYEQLIDNLDRDLQYAIIVEGKMDLESVTNYDEVKNAIWEKLVKLRDDPICEEFPLIYHLDVAAMYPNIILTNRLQPPSIVTDEICTACDFNRPGKNCLRTLEWVWRGETYMAKRSDYYHIKRQIESEFVDGMNGKLSNTFLDLPKAEQQVRLKERLKKYCQKAYKRVLDKPITEVREAGICMRENPFYVDTVRSFRDRRYEYKGLNKVWKGKLSEAKASGNSIRIQEAQDMVVLYDSLQLAHKCILNSFYGYVMRKGARWYSMEMAGVVTYTGAKIIQNARLLVERIGRPLELDTDGIWCCLPGSFPENFTFKTKDSKKNLTISYPCVILNVDVARNNTNDQYQNLKDPFSKTYTTHSECSIEFEVDGPYKAMIIPASKEEGILIKKRYAVFNDDGTLAELKGFEIKRRGELKLIKVFQAELFDKFLRGSTLEECYSAVAAVANRWLDLLDNQGEDVTDSELLDYISESSTMSKSLADYGQQKSCPVTTAKRLADFLGDAMVKDKGLRCQYIVACEPKGTPVSERAVPVAIFETEPEIMKFYVKKWCKVSSDVGIRSIIDWSYYKQRLSSAIQKIITIPAAMQKVANPVPRVIHPDWLHKKVKEKDDKFRQRKLVDIFNRKEKDDAVGLSGYPHTIDVQNITDMEDFRSGKNPPVRPQPIVHSFVIHNEQHQVETNSLGGSTQQNDIQTGQHQSTHPLQKAPEETIDRFVDYQGWLESRKRMWRGTREKRKRQRLNLVNDVEVPSGSANNRHALGGVGVNSYFQRHDLALTRCHWQIIQLEPSGQHGKFFAWVVVEGAMRKIPLLVPRVFYLNSKAPVTEEFPGRRVNKILPHGHQSYNLIEVIIDEDQFRTESKKLAAHLADPEVEGIYETKIPPEFNAILQIGCVCKVDKLAKKRNFQDGWSLSELHMKTTTECPYLEHSYNFFYLYHSICDSRAIFVAYFPASSQIAVVVVSPFQSKELSSQMLDRQFREAGQALSTQTTTNEDITFKVDYVGHVKDAQGNLQRMITEYRHRHHGPVIAVIECPNIQLLKSGIRSLEDFPCVTIPSNARDSKYQAIGWQVIAAKIGLQRCAASSQWLNERVTLSRYAHVPLGNFEVDWLIHTADIFFSRALRDQQQVLWISDNGFPDLGGTTEDVPCFIDEVNQPILTYPGAYRKVTVELKIHHLTVNALLKSNQVNEMEGGALFGFDQDMNSSSSNTEKQYCYDEEISCAPAFRALKQLIQRCLADAVTSGNVFADAVLQHLYRWLCSPISKLHDPALHRMLHKVMQKVFALLLAEFRKLGATIVFASFSRIIIDTGKSDLSAAKAYCDSVLKTLQTRDLFEWIELEPFQFWHSLLFMDQYNYGGIQARSEDRPTEECTSAAAESVCTDSQVEIVSNWAIAENLTKVTQDHFILIVSEFLYFPWKFAQEEAAKRASGMGDLCTPSITAATSEILESQKTEFLKKKIASDFTDKLLKIVCDPHLHIKGRNQSEIDPPESSHSSTNVQKGDAALDFIKYVCAVLALDQNVQHEILVMRRNLLKLVRVREFAPEAEFQNLRTSLTLPNVICSYCNDCRDLDLCRDKGLIGQEWRCGVAQCGQAYDREVIENALLQIIRQRERLYHLQDLVCLKCNQIKAAHLAEHCSCAGSFVCREDSAEFCNKMQTFQNVAVDQKFQLLQESVSWILQVKWL from the exons CTAGTGAAACTGCGAGATGACCCAATATGTGAAGAATTTCCTCTCATATATCATCTTGATGTTGCTGCTATGTATCCAAACATCATTTTAACAAACAGGCTTCAG CCACCTTCAATTGTCACGGATGAAATATGCACTGCATGCGATTTTAATCGTCCTGGAAAAAATTGCCTTAGGACGCTTGAATGGGTTTGGCGTGGAGAGACATACATGGCAAAGAGAAG TGATTATTATCATATAAAGAGGCAAATTGAGTCTGAGTTTGTTGATGGCATGAATGGAAAATTATCGAACACTTTCCTTGACCTGCCTAAAGCAGAACAACAAGTGAGACTAAAGGAGCGACTAAAAAAATACTGCCAAAAG GCATATAAAAGGGTACTGGATAAACCTATTACTGAAGTTCGAGAAGCAGGGATCTGCATGCGTGAAAACCCATTCTATGTTGATACTGTCCGCAG CTTTCGAGATAGAAGGTATGAATACAAAGGGCTTAATAAAGTTTGGAAGGGAAAGTTGTCCGAAGCAAAAGCCAGTGGGAACTCTATCAGAATCCAGGAAGCACAA GACATGGTAGTGCTTTATGATTCACTGCAACTTGCCCATAAGTGCATTCTCAACTCCTTCTATGGCTATGTTATGCGCAA GGGTGCAAGATGGTATTCAATGGAAATGGCTGGGGTTGTTACGTATACCGGAGCTAAAATAATTCAGAATGCACGCTTACTGGTTGAAAGAATTGGGAGGCCTCTTGAGTTAGACACTGATGGTATCTGGTGTTGTCTACCTGGATCTTTCCCAGAGAACTTCACATTCAAGACAAA AGACTCAAAGAAGAATCTgacaatttcatatccatgtgTCATACTAAATGTGGATGTGGCTAGAAACAACACCAATGATCAATACCAG AATCTAAAAGATCCTTTCAGTAAGACATATACAACGCATAGTGAATGCTCAATTGAGTTTGAGGTGGATGGGCCATATAAG GCAATGATTATACCAGCTTCCAAGGAGGAAGGGATTTTGATAAAGAAACGGTATGCAGTTTTCAATGATGATGGTACCCTAGCTGAACTCAAGGGTTTTGAGATCAAGCGAAGAGGTGAGCTGAAGCTGATCAAAGTTTTCCAG gcGGAGCTTTTTGATAAGTTCCTTCGAGGGTCAACCTTAGAAGAGTGTTATTCAGCTGTTGCTGCTGTTGCAAATCGCTGGCTTGACCTTCTTGAT AACCAAGGAGAGGACGTCACAGATAGTGAATTGCTTGATTATATATCAGAATCAAGTACAATGAGCAAGTCCTTAGCAGATTATGGGCAACAAAAGTCATGCCCAGTAACCACAGCAAAGCGCTTAGCTGATTTCCTTGGGGATGCTATGGTTAAAGATAAAGGATTGCGCTGTCAGTATATTGTTGCTTGTGAACCGAAG GGAACCCCAGTAAGTGAACGTGCTGTTCCTGTTGCAATTTTTGAGACTGAACCAG AAATTATGAAGTTTTATGTGAAGAAGTGGTGCAAAGTCTCATCAGATGTTGGCATCCGGTCAATCATTGATTGGTCATACTACAAACAAAGGCTTAGTTCAGCTATTCAAAAAATTATCACAATCCCAGCTGCCATGCAAAAG GTTGCAAATCCTGTCCCAAGGGTTATTCATCCTGATTGGTTGCACAAGAAAGTTAAAGAAAAAGATGACAAGTTTCGCCAGCGGAAGTTGGTTGATATTTTCAAccgaaaagaaaaagatgatgCTGTGGGATTGAGTGGTTATCCTCACACTATAGATGTACAGAATATTACAGACATGGAAGACTTTAGGTCTGGAAAAAATCCTCCTGTGAGACCTCAACCTATTGTTCATTCATTCGTGATCCATAATGAACAGCATCAAGTTGAAACAAATAGTCTTGGGGGGAGTACGCAGCAAAATGATATACAAACTGGACAACATCAGTCTACTCATCCATTGCAAAAGGCTCCTGAAGAGACTATTGATAGATTTGTCGACTATCAAGGATGGTTGGAGTCAAGGaagagaatgtggagagggacTCGGGAAAAAAGGAAACGCCAACG GTTAAACCTTGTAAATGATGTGGAGGTTCCCAGTGGCTCTGCAAATAACAGACATGCTCTAGGTGGAGTTGGGGTGAATTCCTATTTCCAGAGGCATGACTTAGCACTCACCCGCTGCCATTGGCAG ATCATTCAGCTCGAACCAAGTGGACAGCATGGCAAATTTTTTGCTTGGGTAGTTGTAGAAGGAGCAATGCGTAAGATCCCCTTATTAGTTCCCAGAGTATTCTACCTCAACTCCAAGGCCCCTGTAACAGAAGAATTCCCTGGAAGGCGTGTAAACAAGATTCTTCCCCACGGACACCAAAGCTACAACCTTATTGAG GTCATAATTGATGAAGACCAATTTAGGACCGAAAGCAAGAAATTAGCCGCTCACCTTGCAGATCCTGAAGTTGAG GGAATATATGAAACCAAGATTCCACCGGAGTTTAATGCCATCCTTCAGATTGGTTGTGTCTGTAAAGTGGACAAATTAGCTAAAAAAAGAAACTTCCAAGATGGCTGGAGTTTGAGTGAATTGCACATGAAGACAACAACTGAGTGCCCATATCTGGAGCATTCATATAATTTCTTCTACTTGTATCATAG CATCTGTGACAGCCGAGCCATTTTTGTTGCATATTTTCCTGCATCAAGCCAAATAGCTGTTGTGGTAGTCAGTCCTTTCCAGAGTAAGGAATTGTCATCTCAAATGCTAGATAGACAATTTCGTGAAGCTGGCCAAGCATTATCCACGCAAACTACTACAAATGAAGACATTACTTTCAAG GTGGACTATGTTGGGCATGTCAAAGATGCTCAAGGAAACTTGCAGAGGATGATAACCGAATACAG ACATCGGCATCATGGACCTGTAATCGCTGTTATAGAGTGCCCTAATATTCAGTTATTGAAGTCTGGCATTAGGTCACTGGAAGACTTTCCTTGTGTAACCATACCTTCCAATGCTCGTGATAGCAAATATCAG GCTATTGGTTGGCAAGTAATTGCTGCAAAAATTGGATTACAACGATGTGCTGCTTCATCACAATGGTTGAATGAGAGAGTTACACTTTCACGATATGCCCAT GTTCCGTTAGGaaattttgaagttgactggCTCATACACACTGCTGATATTTTTTTCTCAAGAGCTTTGCGTGATCAGCAACAG GTTCTGTGGATATCTGATAATGGCTTCCCAGACTTGGGAGGCACTACTGAAGATGTACCGTGTTTTATAGATGAA GTCAATCAACCTATCCTCACTTACCCTGGTGCATATAGGAAAGTTACAGTTGAGCTTAAG ATTCATCACCTAACTGTCAATGCTCTTCTCAAAAGTAACCAAGTGAATGAAATGGAAGGAGGAGCATTATTTGGTTTCGATCAGGATATGAATTCATCTTCATCTAATACAGAGAAACAATATTGTTATGATGAGGAAATTTCCTGTGCTCCTGCATTTCGTGCTCTGAAGCAATTAATCCAGAGATGCCTTGCTGACGCAGTTACATCAGGAAATGTGTTTGCAGATGCTGTATTACAGCATCTCTACCGATGGCTTTGCAG TCCAATATCTAAACTTCATGACCCAGCTCTCCATCGCATGCTTCATAAG GTTATGCAAAAGGTGTTTGCTTTGCTTCTGGCGGAGTTCCGTAAATTAGGTGCAACAATTGTATTTGCAAGCTTCAGCAGAATTATAATTGATACTGGAAAGTCAGATCTATCTGCAGCAAAAGCTTACTGTGATAGTGTACTTAAAACTCTGCAGACAAG GGACTTGTTTGAGTGGATTGAACTTGAACCTTTCCAGTTTTGGCATTCCCTACTCTTCATGGATCAG TACAACTATGGTGGAATTCAAGCTAGATCAGAAGATAGACCCACAGAAGAATGTACTAGTGCTGCTGCAGAAAGTGTGTGCACTGACTCTCAAGTAGAAATCGTCTCCAACTGGGCCATAGCAGAAAACTTGACAAAAGTAACTCAG GATCACTTTATCTTAATTGTATCagaatttttgtattttccatGGAAGTTTGCGCAAGAAGAAGCAGCAAAACGAGCATCTGGCATGGGAGACCTGTGCACTCCATCAATCACAGCTGCTACTTCTGAGATTCTTGAATCACAGAAAACAGAGTTCCTGAAGAAAAAG ATTGCGTCTGACTTTACGGACAAACTTCTCAAAATTGTATGTGATCCACATCTTCACATAAAAGGAAGAAACCAGTCTGAGATTGATCCTCCTGAAAGTTCGCATTCTTCAACCAATGTCCAAAAGGGAGATGCTGCTCTAGATTTCATCAAGTATGTCTGTGCAGTTTTGGCACTTGACCAAAATGTTCAGCATGAAATCCTG GTTATGAGAAGGAATCTTCTGAAATTGGTACGTGTAAGAGAATTCGCTCCTGAGGCTGAATTTCAGAATCTACGGACATCTTTAACTTTACCTAATGTCATTTGCAG TTACTGCAACGACTGCAGGGATCTAGATCTGTGTCGTGACAAGGGATTAATCGGGCAGGAATGGCGTTGTGGTGTGGCTCAATGCGGGCAAGCTTATGACCGTGAAGTGATTGAGAATGCTCTCCTCCAGATTATTCGGCAGAGGGAAAGGCTGTACCACCTTCAAGACCTTGTGTGCCTCAAATGCAATCAGATCAAAGCTGCACATTTAGCCGAGCATTGCTCGTGTGCTGGATCATTTGTTTGCAGGGAAGATTCAGCTGAGTTCTGCAACAAAATGCAGACTTTCCAGAATGTGGCGGTGGATCAGAAGTTTCAGCTCCTCCAAGAAAGTGTGTCTTGGATCTTACAAGTCAAATGGCTGTGA